One Oikeobacillus pervagus genomic window, ACCTCTTTTCTATATTATAACAAGAAATAGAACTGTTAGCAGATGGAAAACATTTTGTCCAATATTCCGTGCTCTATTTTGAAAAATAAATACCTTAGGAGATCAATGATTGATTGCAAGGCTATGGATCCACGATTATTTTTTCATTCACTCTGTTGCTCCATAATTTTTTTTATCACATTCCATACTTCTTCATACACTTCGACCAGTGGCAATTCAGCATTCACCTTTATGATTCTTTCAGAAAATCGCTTTTGTACTAATAAATATCCTTCACGTACACGTTGATGAAATTCAAGCGTTTCTAAGTCTAAACGATTCACTTCTCTTTCTTCGTTTGCCTTTATTCGTTCCAGTCCAATTTCTGGATCAAGATCGAATAAAAGCGTCACATCTGGCATAGTGTTTTCAATCGCGAATTGATTAATGGTGAGTACTTCTTCGATCCCTAACCCGCGGGCATATCCCTGATATACAAGTGAACTATCAATAAAACGGTCGCAAAGTACGATAGCTCCTTTTTCTAAATGAGGGATCACTTTTTCCACTAAATGCTGTCTGCGGGCTGCAGCATATAGTAATGCTTCCGTTTTCGCGTCCATCATAATATTCTCTTTATTCAATATTACTTCTCTAATTTGTTCAGAAATAGCAATGCCACCCGGTTCTCTCGTAAGCAAGACATGATGGCCATTTTCTTTTAATGTATTCGCTAATTTGGTTAAAATCGTTGTTTTACCAGCCCCCTCAGGACCTTCTACTGTAATAAACAGCCCTTTTCCCATGATGTAACCTCCAAAAATCATTCATTAAAAGTAATCGTATCATGATTTGCCTCCGAATTAAAAATAAATATTTGCTATCCTAGCAAACCTGTTCTCCTCAACAGAAAACAGCCACTTGATTATCTTCTAGCCGATGATCCCCCTGTATATGGGCTCCATTTCTCTTTAGTACTTGGAGCACGACAACTTGTTCTTTTGTAATTTCTTCTCCTTGCATGAACAAAGGGATGCCCGGTGGATAAGGAATCACCATTTTAGACGAAACTTCCCCCACAGCTTTGTCCAATGGAATCCACCTTTCTTTTCGGTCCTTCATGTCCTTATAAGAAATAGCTAGTTTGGAGACTTTTAGGTTCCCTTCTATTGAATCTACAAGATTAGTAGTTTGATTGCCTCTTTGACAACGAAAATCAACCAATTTCTTCACGGCTTTTTCATAAAAATGGTCCATCCCTTTTTTTAATAATGGAAGAACAAATAAGACCTGATATGGATCAGCTAATTCAGTATAAACTCCATAGTCTTCTAACTGTTTTTGCAGTCCATAACCCGAGATGGTGTTATTTCTCACAACTAGTTTTAACGGATCCGTGAGTGGATCAGCCGTAATGACTTCTAACTCCTTCTTTTGAAGAAGGTCTATAAAGTCTTCTCTCTGTTTTAATGTGTAATCAATATCCTCCTTGTTAAAGCTCGCTACATACGATCTAGCCAAATCTAAAGAGGCCATAATAGGATAAGAAGGACTACTG contains:
- the tmk gene encoding dTMP kinase, whose protein sequence is MGKGLFITVEGPEGAGKTTILTKLANTLKENGHHVLLTREPGGIAISEQIREVILNKENIMMDAKTEALLYAAARRQHLVEKVIPHLEKGAIVLCDRFIDSSLVYQGYARGLGIEEVLTINQFAIENTMPDVTLLFDLDPEIGLERIKANEEREVNRLDLETLEFHQRVREGYLLVQKRFSERIIKVNAELPLVEVYEEVWNVIKKIMEQQSE